GTTGTCGTATAAGTTGCCTCAGGCACAACCTCTGGTTCAGTGCTGCCACCACCGAAAGCACAACCTACCATTAACATTGAGCAACAATAAGACAAATAACATTTTTTAAATTTCATAAAACCTCGCAAATTTCAGTAATAATAATTATTATCAATAACAGCTTGCGAAGATTACTTTATTTAAAGTAAATTTACAAGAAATAATTAATCATTGTAAAAAATAATAATTAATGAATAGATTGACCTTTATTTATTAACAAAAATTTATCATTTAAACTGAGCTTTCCCCATTTTCATCTTATCCAATATTTCATTTCAACAAAATTTATGCTATAGTTCGCCCCATTCTCAATGGGGCTTATCATTCTCATTTTGAGCCTTATAGTACATTCAATGGTTTAAGCGATGGCAAAACAAGATGCAGATTGTATCACTTTGGATCTCTTCGCTAATGTACCGAAAGTTGGACGGCCGAAAACGAATCCGTTGCCTCGTGAGCAACAGTTGCGAATTAATAAACGCAATCAGCTAAGACGAGATAAATCAAGCGGATTAAGACGAATTGAGTTAAAACTGCATACCAATATGGTACAGGATTTAGAACAATTAGCCGCCATACTTGATGTTAGTCGGGCAGAACTAATTGAAACAATTTTACAAGATTATTTGAAAAGTCAAAAAGCAAGGAATTAATATGGCTATTGTTGGTTTATTTTACGGTAGTGATACAGGTAATACAGAAAATATTGCCAAAATGATTCAAAAACAGCTTGGTAGCGAATTAGTAGATATTCGTGATATTGCCAAAAGCAGTAAAGAAGATATTGAAGCCTATGATTTTATTATGATTGGTATCCCTACTTGGTATTATGGTGAGGCACAATGCGATTGGGACGATTTTTTCCCAACGTTAGAACAAATTGATTTCACTGATAAATTAGTGGCTATTTTTGGCTGTGGCGATCAAGAAGATTATGCCGAATATTTCTGTGATGCCATGGGAACAGTGCGTAACATTATTGAACCTCATGGGGCAATTATTGTGGGGCATTGGCCGACTGAAGGCTATAATTTTGAGGTTTCCCAAGCCTTAGTGGACGATAATACTTTTGTTGGTCTATGCATTGATGAAGATCGTCAACCAGAATTAACCGCTGAACGTGTACAAACTTGGGTTAAACAAGTTTATGATGAAATGTGTTTAGCTGAGTTAGCAAATTAGGTTATTTTTTAACATCAAGAGTTGAAATTGAGAACTATTACCCTTAATATAAGTAGGGTCAAAGCAAAATAAAGAGGTTGCCATGTCTGAAGAAAATATTAAATTACTGAAAAAAGCGGGGCTAAAAATCACTGAGCCACGTTTAACGATTTTGGCATTAATGCAAAAAAATAAAATTCAGCATTTTTCTGCTGAAGATATTTACAAAATGCTACTAGAACAAGGCGAAGAAATTGGTTTAGCAACGGTTTATCGTGTATTAAACCAATTTGATGAAGCGAAAATCTTAATTCGTCATAATTTTGAGGGCAATAAATCCGTTTTTGAATTAGCCCCAAGCGAACATCACGATCATATTATTTGTGTGGATTGTGGTAAGGTCTTTGAATTTAATGACGATATTATTGAGAAACGTCAACGTGAAATCAGTAAAGAACACGGTATTCAATTAGAAACCCACAGTTTATATTTATACGGAAAATGTAACGATATTGAGAAATGTGATAAGTAGATAACAGTAAATCCCCTCGCTGAGGGGATTTTGCTTTATAGGCATTAATTCATTATTCTTCCCTGCTCAATACGTATTATCCGATCTATTTTGCCTGTGAGTTCATTGGGTTGATGGGTAACAATCAACATTGTTAATGCTTTTTCTTGGCATAATTTGTCTAATAAGTCTGCCATTTCTGTGCGTAGCAACGGATCTAGCGCAGAAAAAGGTTCATCAAGTAATAAAATCGGCTTATCGCGTAATAAGCAACGTGCTAAGGCGACTCGTTGTTTTTGTCCGCCTGATAATTGGCTAGGTAAACGTGTGGCAAAGGGGGTTAATCCCACTGCGTCTAAGGCTTGTGCCACTTGTTGCTGTTCCGTTTTATTCAGTCTTAAATGAGGTTGTACTCCTAAAGCAATATTTTGCCAAACGGTTAAATGATTAAACACATTATTTTCTTGAAATAACATAGATACAGGGCGTAAGTGCGGTGCAATTTGGTTACAATTTTTTCCTGCCAAACAAATTTCTCCCTTTTCTACCATTTCAAATCCTGCGATAAGATTTAATAAGGTACTTTTGCCTGCCCCACTTGAGCCAATAATGGCGACTCGTTGCCCTGCGGGAATATGCAAATCAAAATACATGGGCATAGTTTGATAATGAAATTCTACCTGAGTTAATTTAATCATTGTTATCACTCGCTGTTTTGCTATTACGCTCAATTAAAGCAAAAATGGCTAAACAAAATACTAATAAGATCATTGCCGTTACGGCGGCTTCATCGCCACGATAGCTGCCTAATTGTTGATAAAGTAAATAAGGTAATGAAGTAAAATGCTGATTACCAAATAAAGCGATAGCGGTAAAATCCCCTAAGGACAATGCCATAGCCAAAGCGAAAGCATATTTGATTGGTTGAGCTAAGGTGTTCCATTCAATTAAGCGTAAACGTTGCCAGCCACTGATGCCTAAAGACTGGCATAATTTTTCGTAATAGTGCATATTTTGGTTCATTGGGGCGGATAAAATACGGATAACAAAGGGCATGGCGGTTAAACCATTACATAACACCACAATAAAAAATAAATAGATTTCATCAAAACGAAGATGTTGTAGCCAAATAAATAATCCGATTGCCAATAATAAGGTGGGTATGGATAAAATTAACATACCAAAATTAAGCAAAAAGTTTGCCGTTGTTCGCCAATAAAGCCATAGTAAACGGCGTGATAATAACAATAATCCAGTGGCTAATAAGAGGGCAAAACAGGCGGAACTTAATGCCATTGCTAACGAATAGCCTATGGCTCGCCATAATTGAGACGATTGCCAAATAGACCACAATGCTTTGGAACTTAATGCGGTGATAAATAAATTTAAGAGGGGAAATAAAATAAAAAGGCAAACACTGATAATCAAAAAAATTTGCCAAAATCGCACCGCACTTTTTTGTTTTGCCCGCCAAATGCTAGTTTGTTGCAAAGGGTTGTTGGTTGGTTTGCCAAGCCAACTGGTTAAGGCAAATAACATAAAGCAAAAGAGAAATTGCAATAAGGCATAAAAAGAAGCTCTTGCTAAATCAAAATCAAACACAATCGCTTGATAAATTGCCACTTCTAAGGTGGTATATTGTGGTCCGCCACCTAAGGTAAGTACAATGGTAAAGCTGGTAAAACACAGCATAAAAATCAGGCTGAGGGCAGGCAAAATTTGCGAACGTAAATATGCCCATTCCACCAAGCGGATAAATTGCCAACCTCGTAGATTTAATTGTGCCGCAAGCTGATGTTGTTGACTTGGGATAGCTTGAAAACAAGGCAAAAATAAACGGCAAGCAAAGGGGATATTAAAAAAGAGGTGAGTTAATAAAATCCCTGTTAAACCATAAATATTGGGTTGCCAAGCTATGCCCATAGAGCTGAGAAATTGTGCCAGCCAACCTTTTGTGCCATACACGCCTAAAACCCCAAAAATCACCACTAATGAGGGCAAAACAAAGGTTAGGGAAAACAATTTAAGTAGCCATTTTTTTCCTATAACGTCTTGATAAAACAAGGCTCTGGCTAAGAGTAAGCCCCCAATTACCGCTAAAACTGCCGATAATAAGGCTTGTGCAAAGCTAAAAAACAGGACGTGGCGTAAATAAGGATCCCATAAAGAAAGCCAAGCCTTAGGGCTTTCTAAGCGAAAAATGGCTTGCAGTGCGTTACTATATACCAAGATCAAAAGCAATAAAACCGCAATTCCGCCCAAATAATGCCTTGGGCGAAATTGCGGATTGTGAATAAAGGTGAGCAGTTTCATTATTTAATTAATGCCGTTTGCCACACATTGATCCATTGTTTGATTTGCTCGGCACTCACTGCACTGCTATCAAGGGTTTTGGTATTTAATTGTTTGGCTTTAAGCTGATCAAAAAGAGGATCAACCTGTGCGTCTGTCACAGATAACATAACATTTTTACGGCTAATCTCTTGCTGTGCCTCAGGGCTTAATAAAAAGCCTAAAAAATGCTCGGCACAAAGGTTATCTTTGCCCTTAACCGTTTTGGCTGCCATTTCAATTTGTAATAATACGGGATCGCTAAATTCTGTGGCAACATATTGATCTTTATTTTCTTGCAATAAATGATAAATCGGCGAAGTATTATGACTCATCACTAAATCCGCCTCGCCTTTTAGAAATGCCCCATAGGTTTCTGTCCAACCTTTTCCTACAGTAACCGTATGGCTCGCTAATTGTTGCCAACGTTGTGGAATTTGTTCCTCAGGATAAAGCAAGTTTAACCACACCAATAAGCCACGTCCAATACTACTGGTACGTGGATCTTGATAAATCACGTTGAGATCTTGTCGCTCAATTAATTCCGCTAAACTTTGCGGTGGGTTAGTCAATTTGGTTTTGTCATAAATAAAGGCATATTGTCCAAAATCATAGGGTAAAAAAGTGTGATTTTGCCAAGTAATCGGCAAGGATAATTGATTAAGAGCCACTTGATTTGGCACAAATAAGCCTGATTTTTCCGCAGGCTCTAGCTGAAAATTATCCAAGCCAATCACAATATCCGCTTGGGTATTTTTGCCCTCTAAACGCACCCGATTTAATAAGGTGGTACGGCTATCAAAAGGCACAATATTGGCTTGGCATTGTGGGTATTTTTGTTCAAATTGGGCTTTAACAACAGGTGCTGGTCCCCAATCTGCAGAAAAAAATTCTTCGGCGTAAATGGTAACTGGAGTTGTTTTTGCCAAGAGATTTGGTGAAACCGCTAATGCGGTAGAAAACAACAAGGTCTTTAATTTTTTCATAAGATAATCCTTTAAATTGAGATTAAAGGAATTTAAGTGCGGTCAAAAATAGAAAAATTTTTTAACTTTCTCAAATCCCTACGCAGATATTAATCAGTTCAGGTTCTATGGGTATTTCTCAGCTAAACTTTTAGCACCCCATTGAGAACGAAAATAAGTGTATGATTAGTGGCAGTAAAATGCAATGATTTTGTTAGCCGAACATCAATATAAAATCTTACTTTTCCTTAGAGATTATTCCTGACCAAACACCGCCATATAATTTGCACTGACATTGTGATTTAAACAAAATTTTTCACTTAAGGGGTTATAATGATACCCTACCATTTTCTGACAACGTAAATGCACTTGATCAGTATAAGCAAGCAATTCTGCTGGCTTAATAAATTTCTCGTATTGATGTGTGCCTTTAGGCAACATTTTCAATATATATTCCGCTCCAATAATCACCAATGCCCACGCTTTAAGGGTGCGATTAATGGTGGAAATAAAAAGTTTGCCATGGGGTTTTAATAATTGTTGGCAATGAGCAATAATTGCTGCAGGATCGGGGACGTGTTCTAACATTTCCATACAAGTAATCACATCAAATTTGTTTTGATATGCAACTTGGCTGGCTAACTCTTCAATGGCAATTTGTTGATAATCTATATTGAGTTGTTGACTTTGTGCATGTTGTTTAGCTACGGCTAAAGGGGCGGTAGAAAGATCGATGCCTGTAACACTTGCTCCTTGTTTTGCCATACTTTCTGCTAAAATACCGCCACCACAGCCTACATCAAGCACTAATTTATCCTGTAACCCGCCACTTTGTTGCA
Above is a window of Volucribacter amazonae DNA encoding:
- the thiP gene encoding thiamine/thiamine pyrophosphate ABC transporter permease ThiP, with amino-acid sequence MKLLTFIHNPQFRPRHYLGGIAVLLLLILVYSNALQAIFRLESPKAWLSLWDPYLRHVLFFSFAQALLSAVLAVIGGLLLARALFYQDVIGKKWLLKLFSLTFVLPSLVVIFGVLGVYGTKGWLAQFLSSMGIAWQPNIYGLTGILLTHLFFNIPFACRLFLPCFQAIPSQQHQLAAQLNLRGWQFIRLVEWAYLRSQILPALSLIFMLCFTSFTIVLTLGGGPQYTTLEVAIYQAIVFDFDLARASFYALLQFLFCFMLFALTSWLGKPTNNPLQQTSIWRAKQKSAVRFWQIFLIISVCLFILFPLLNLFITALSSKALWSIWQSSQLWRAIGYSLAMALSSACFALLLATGLLLLSRRLLWLYWRTTANFLLNFGMLILSIPTLLLAIGLFIWLQHLRFDEIYLFFIVVLCNGLTAMPFVIRILSAPMNQNMHYYEKLCQSLGISGWQRLRLIEWNTLAQPIKYAFALAMALSLGDFTAIALFGNQHFTSLPYLLYQQLGSYRGDEAAVTAMILLVFCLAIFALIERNSKTASDNND
- the thiB gene encoding thiamine ABC transporter substrate binding subunit translates to MKKLKTLLFSTALAVSPNLLAKTTPVTIYAEEFFSADWGPAPVVKAQFEQKYPQCQANIVPFDSRTTLLNRVRLEGKNTQADIVIGLDNFQLEPAEKSGLFVPNQVALNQLSLPITWQNHTFLPYDFGQYAFIYDKTKLTNPPQSLAELIERQDLNVIYQDPRTSSIGRGLLVWLNLLYPEEQIPQRWQQLASHTVTVGKGWTETYGAFLKGEADLVMSHNTSPIYHLLQENKDQYVATEFSDPVLLQIEMAAKTVKGKDNLCAEHFLGFLLSPEAQQEISRKNVMLSVTDAQVDPLFDQLKAKQLNTKTLDSSAVSAEQIKQWINVWQTALIK
- the thiQ gene encoding thiamine ABC transporter ATP-binding protein, whose translation is MIKLTQVEFHYQTMPMYFDLHIPAGQRVAIIGSSGAGKSTLLNLIAGFEMVEKGEICLAGKNCNQIAPHLRPVSMLFQENNVFNHLTVWQNIALGVQPHLRLNKTEQQQVAQALDAVGLTPFATRLPSQLSGGQKQRVALARCLLRDKPILLLDEPFSALDPLLRTEMADLLDKLCQEKALTMLIVTHQPNELTGKIDRIIRIEQGRIMN
- the ubiG gene encoding bifunctional 2-polyprenyl-6-hydroxyphenol methylase/3-demethylubiquinol 3-O-methyltransferase UbiG; the encoded protein is MQNVDQQELDKFEKMADSWWDPNGDFKPIHLLNPYRLDFILQQSGGLQDKLVLDVGCGGGILAESMAKQGASVTGIDLSTAPLAVAKQHAQSQQLNIDYQQIAIEELASQVAYQNKFDVITCMEMLEHVPDPAAIIAHCQQLLKPHGKLFISTINRTLKAWALVIIGAEYILKMLPKGTHQYEKFIKPAELLAYTDQVHLRCQKMVGYHYNPLSEKFCLNHNVSANYMAVFGQE
- the fur gene encoding ferric iron uptake transcriptional regulator, coding for MSEENIKLLKKAGLKITEPRLTILALMQKNKIQHFSAEDIYKMLLEQGEEIGLATVYRVLNQFDEAKILIRHNFEGNKSVFELAPSEHHDHIICVDCGKVFEFNDDIIEKRQREISKEHGIQLETHSLYLYGKCNDIEKCDK
- the fldA gene encoding flavodoxin FldA, which produces MAIVGLFYGSDTGNTENIAKMIQKQLGSELVDIRDIAKSSKEDIEAYDFIMIGIPTWYYGEAQCDWDDFFPTLEQIDFTDKLVAIFGCGDQEDYAEYFCDAMGTVRNIIEPHGAIIVGHWPTEGYNFEVSQALVDDNTFVGLCIDEDRQPELTAERVQTWVKQVYDEMCLAELAN
- the ybfE gene encoding LexA regulated protein yields the protein MAKQDADCITLDLFANVPKVGRPKTNPLPREQQLRINKRNQLRRDKSSGLRRIELKLHTNMVQDLEQLAAILDVSRAELIETILQDYLKSQKARN